The nucleotide window CAACAACATTTTCGTGTTCACCGGTTGGGGGTGGCATTTCTACAATAACTCCTTTATGTAGTTCGTATCGCACCCCATTGGAGGGATACCACTCAATAAATTGTTCAAAAGTTACTAACTGGGGTAGGAATGAAGTCATGTTCCTTTGGCGATTTGTTCGAGTTGGTAATCCTTATTAACTTGGCAGAGTTGCTAGAATTGTTCATTACTTAAATCAACAGTGTTAAGATTTAAGATAATTGGGTCAGAAATGATCATTGCTTAAAATTCCTTATAATAAATTTATTTTAAAAGAATATTTCAAGAAGTATAAAAGACTATTCATCAAGAAAACATAAGGAATTTATGAGCGTTAACCTGATAAATTTTGCCCAAAATTTTGATGTTCTGAGGTAGCTAATCCTAGCTGTAAAGTGGCTAAAACTTTAGCCATATCCCCCGTTAATAAAGCTGCTAAATCTAACCATAACCCAGGAAAAACTTGAGAACAAATTACTCCATCAACTGAGGGTTCAAGTTTAATATATTCCCCGGATTTCTCACAAACTGACTGGATCAACCGATGGAAAGGGTGAAAATTGAGCTTAAAAAAAATTGGATAAGCTGTGGAAGTCATCCAATTCAGCATTCATTAAAATCATTAATATAGATTTTTATTTTTCGACAGAATTTAGGATTTATTATTAAAGTTTCGATGGCAAAATCAACTGAAAATATTCTCAGTCTGTTACAGAAATTATTGATTTTTTTTGTGATAATTTAAAAAAGAAAGTTTAACCTGTATCTCCCATCGCTTGAATTCTAGAATTAGCAATAGCTAAAAGATGTTGAGTAGGACAAGAATTAGCTATAGCAATAATGATTCTTCTATAAGTAACAGTTATTCGCGCTCCCAATTTCAATAAATTAAGACGAATTGTTCCAACGGTAGCTTTGGATAAAGAGGTTTTAGATAAACAAATTTTACGAAAAGCTTGCATTAAAACATAAGCTATTGAAGATAACCATAGCCTTAATTGGTTACTCTCAAATGTTTGTGTTGAAGTTCGGTCGGCAAACAAATCTAATTGTTGCTCTTTAATTCGATTTTCCATTTCTCCTCTTGGACAATATTTTTTAGTATAAAGTTTTGAAGGTGGGATTTTGCAAGCCGGTAAAGATGTTACAATATGACGTATTTTTAAGCCATCACTTCCATAACAAACTTTAGTAACAACTCTTCTTTGACGACTCCATGATTTCTCGGTTTTATAACATATTGAACGATACCAAACGGAATCGGGAACTAATTCTTTTACTTCCTCCAAGTCGAAATTTTTATTAAAAAGACTGTCTATTAATTCTATGACAGGCTCTAATTTTTTCTCATAATCATTCTTAGCTTTTTCTATTTCTGAACCCGCTCTTAATTGTAATTGGCTATTAGTTGCCATAGCCAGAACATAATCAATATTGTCTTGTTCTTCGCAATATTTCATTATTTCTTCACGAGCGTAGGCACTATCTCCTCTAACTAATATATGAGTATTAGACCATTTCTCTCTAATCATTTTTATAATTCGTTGTAATTCTTCTAATGCCCCATCAGCCGGATCTACATTTGAAGGCCTAAGTTTAGCCACTAATAAATGATGCCCACAGAAAATATACAAAGGGGCATAACAAACTCCTTTATAATAACTATTAAAGAAAGCTTTTTCTTGATTTCCATGCACTGGGTCGTCCGTGACATCCATATCTAAAATAATTTGTCGAGGTGGCTTTTTATAAGATTCTAAAAAAATATCAATAAAAGCTTTTTCTATATCTCTTGGTTGATGTTCAATACGATGATAGCGACTCTCTTCTTGGTTTAAAATTATAGCTGGACAATATTCTAGTCGGTTAATTGTGCTTTTTCCGGCTAATCTTTCTTCATTTGACTCAAAAATATGTAGTTTTTCTAAGGCTATTGCCAATGCTGGGTCATAACGTAGTTTATCATGATCATTAATATCTTCATAACCTAAAATTATTCCATAAATTCTTTGCGCTAATAATTGATGAACCGAGTAATTTATATAAGATAAATTTCGATAATCTTGAAAGCAGTTAGCAAATCTATGTGTTATTTTTAGTTTTTTATCCAACTCGGCTATTAAAACAATTCCTCCATTTGAGGTTATTCTTCCTCCGTCAAAATTGACAAGCACCTCTTTTCCTTTTATTTTTCCCAAATTGAGTTTTTCGTCGTTTTTAGCTGAAGGTATTAAAGCCATAAAAAAGAGATTTTTTTAATTTTTTCCTAATCTAATTCTAATTATAACTTTATTGCTATTGTTTTTGACAAAAAATAAATAATTAATTATTAATTAGCGTAAAAATTACGCTAATTAAATAGGATTTTCCCAAAACTCTAATTGATAGTGTTATTAAGCTGATAAAAGTTAGCATACTGCCGGTAAGTCCTGATCGAGAATTTTCTCGTTCAAATTAAGGTTCGATAAGGTGTTCAGTTGGGTGCGATTACACTTTTTGTGAGAAATCCGGGATTCCTCATTTCTTAATCTAAACCAATCCAATTGGGCATCCTCAACTCGCCAAACTAAATATTCTTGAACTCCATTGCGACGATAAACTTTGAGTTTCTGGTGCAAATCGTAGGAAACGCTAGAAGCGGCTATTTCAACTATTAACTCTGGCGCACCTTCTACATAACCCTCCTCACCAATTATTGATTGTCCACCTACTTTAATTCTCAGGAGGGCATCGGGTTGGGGTTCATTATCTAAATCAAGCCGCACTGTAGAATTATCTCCTAATTGTAAATTAGGGGTAAAAGCTTTGTAGAAACTTAGCCATCCCATAATATGAGCATGGGGTTCGCCATGTTGGGTAATTCTGAGAGGAGATGCCATTATATAAACAATTCCTTCTATCAATTCGGCTTTTATGTGATCGGGCATGGCATGATAACGACGCTCAAATTGGGCACGAGTGAGCCTGTCACCATTTTCTAAGCGAGGAATTTTTGATGTAGAGAAAAATGCCGTATTAGCTGTCATATCTTTTCAAACATCGCCTATTACTAACAAGACTAATTATACCAAAAGCTACAAACCGGAAGAGAAATCTCCAACCCGATGCTACTGAGATAATAAATCGCTTAGTTAACTGCAACAAGTTATTTTTAAAGCGCCCTAAGCTTGCTCATTATTGCACTCCAACAGGAGTCATAATTACCACCTCTGTGTAGATTTAAACTGAAGAGAGCCACAATTAAACCAAAATGTCCAAGTTGGCCACCGGGCGAATCATCCTCCAAATTTTGTCTTTGATTCTAGGCTCTTGTTGCCAGTTTGGGGATTTTCTGGCATTAAAGATAAATCCTTTCATCTTGGGGTCTAGCTCTGATGCAGCAAGGGAGCGATTATCAAGATGTTCATAGAGAATAATAGCTTCTTGAATCTGGTTAAGGATTTGATTAAATTGGGCTTGGAGTTTTAAGGCTATTGTATCAAATTGTTCCCAATGTTCTTCGGGTAAATTTTCTTTAAAAGAATTAATATCTAGCTCGTGCTTCAGCATTTCCCAAATGTTAAGAGGCGTAAGGTTACTAATACTTCTATGTAATAAAAGGTATTCTTGACCTTTAAGTTTGACTCTTGTGCCATCAGAAAAACGGACAACAAAACCCTCTTGTTCACGAGGAAGATGAGAGCAAATTTCCTGGAGAGCTTCTAAACTATGGGAGGGATAGCTTTTCACTACCCTAGTTCCGAGCTTCAGGGCAATTTCTTCAAGTTGAGAATAATTAAGTTCTTCTCCCGTTGGAGTGTAAGCTGACAATAAAACTAACTCTTGATGAGGATATTTGATAACAATAGGATTAGCCGGCCAAAGAATCTCAAATAAATAGGTATATCCCTTGACCAGAGCTTCAGTTTTGAGGGACTTTAAAAGAATTTGTCCTAACTGTGCAGGAGGTGAATTAAAACTTCCTTTTGTGGCTACACACCACTGACCTTGGTAAAAGTAAACAATCCCCAATGACCCATCTAATTTTTCGTAAATGCTAAAATCTTCATCAGGAATAGTAGCCAACTTTTCTCCCCAATTAAAGAACTTGGGAAAAGGAGTAGCTATCAGTTCTCGATTAATGATGTCAATAATTAAACCTCTTGCTAGTCGGGTAATTTCTGTCCAATTGCCTTGATAAATACAATGTTGTGTATAGCAATAAATAGCTAAATTTCCCTTAAGAGTTTGAATAACATTGCGATTAGCAATTTCTTGATTAAGGGAGTCTATGAGGGTATCAATAGGAAGAGTTCGAGCCGGATGTAAGATTTTCATGAATTTAACTGACTATCCTCACTTATTTCTCCAAAAAAGCCAATATTTTTTATGAGCTATACAATACCACAATTATAATACAAAAAGCGACTCCGAAGAATATCCAGTAAGAAAAGTTTATTGACCATTGGAGTTGATAGAGAATAATATTGGGACTCGGCTTTATATAACTTAATTGCTATAAAGTGATATTAGGAAATAACCATGAGTGGCTGCGTCATTTTTAGGGTACACATATTACCGATACCCTTTCACTGACCATCAATTAGAGGCTCACTCGTCACCAAAACGGACTACGTAACTGAAAAATATGAGTATGGCTTTTAGGTACTTTCAAGAAACTGATAATAATCCGGGAAAAGCTGCCAGATAGTCCCTCTAACTTCTCCTTTCAATTGCTCCCACAGCCATTTTTTAGCTTCCGGAACTAATTTGAGGTATTTGACTGCAATATCTAGGATCTCTTGGAGAAATTCTGGCGTTTCTCCAACCGCATCAGTTAACCACTCCTCCATTTCCAGGACTCCTGGTCGGTACTCTTCGGGGATATGTTTGCCGGGGAAATCATTAGTAGAGGTCGCTAATTGGGCTTGAGATTCGGGACACTGGCCGTTATCGTTTATTTCTATAGGGTTTTGTTGTACTTCATCAAAGGGCAGAGTTTGAGGATCACAACACTCGCCGTCGTTATTATTATTTATGGGTGAGTGTTGTGACCCCCAGGATTCAGACTCAGAACTAATTTGAACCGGTTTTGAAGTGGGAGTTTTTGTTTCACCACTATTATTGTCCAACGAGAGGGGTTGAGGCTCACAACACTTGCCGTTATTATTATTATTTATGGGTGAGTGTTGTGACCCCCAGGATTCAGGCTCAGAGCTAATTTGAACTGATTTTTGAGAGAAAGTTTTTTCTTCGGTAATTACCCCCGTTGCTTCAACTGTTTGACTACTGTTGTTGTCCAATGAGAAAGGTTGAGCGTCACAACACTTGCCGTTATTATTATTATTGTTTGGCGAGTGTTGTGACCGCCAGGAATTAGACCCAGAGCCAGCTTGAACCGGTTTGGAAGTGGGAGTTTTTTGGGCTGAAATTTCTCCCGTAGCTTCTACGTTTTCATCATTATTGTTATGGGACGAGGGGGGTTGAGGATCACAACACTCGGCATTATTATTAATTTCTACAGACGAGTGTTGTGATGCCCAAGAGTCAGATTCACAGCCAAGTTGCTCCCATTTCCGGCTTAAAGAATCTAGAACCGCAATGCGATCGGGATCATTAAATTTATCGAGAGCAAGTCTGTAAAAACGTTGTTTCCCCTTTACCTGACGCTCAAATTTCAAATGCAGCCCCACACGATTGAGTAAGCGGTTAATGAATTGGATGGGCTTGCTTTGGCTTGTTACCTTTAAATTAAAAGCAGTATTTATACTACAGGAAAATTTTCTCGCCAGTCGTAGCACTTCTTGAATGCCTTCATCATCACCACTATACTCCTGATCGGGATTTTGTAAATCAATGTTCTTAAAAAGTTTGATATCTTGTAAAACCTTAATCTGGAAAGAATAAGTCCGAATGTCGGGAAGATAAACCGCCCCATTGACAAACTGCCACAGATGATCTAACCACTCGCGCAAGTCCAGAATTTTAGTCTTGTCAGGGTTTTGAGAGTACCAGAACAGTTTTTGAGCATTGAGCCACTTGCGACGGTCTTTTGTAGATGCCTTGTAAATGAATTCTTTGGTCAATTCTATCCCAGGAAGTTCAGCTTTGAGTAAAGCTTTAGCAATCTGACGGCTTTGCTCTTGAGTGGGATTGTTTTTTTGGGACAGTAAAAGCGCGGCATCAAGCGGAATATCGTCGGCTTCAGAAATTGCACCTGCTTCTTCTAGTGGAAGCTCTTTTTTAATTTGAGCGACTCTTAACCCCTCATCGGTCTTATCATTTCCTTTAGAATTAATGATAATGTGACCTTCTTCAATTAACTGGCGGTGTAACTCCGAAGCTAGATGAGCTAATCCATAATTTTTCCTGGCTATCAGGCTACAGTAAAGATTAACGTGAGGATTGTCCCAAGTTTGAGTTTCCCGATTCCAAATAGCATCGTAAGCTTGGCGGATTTGCCAGTCAGTGGGATTGTCAGGGGCGATCGCTCTGGCTACATCAATCAGGATACTCGTCTCCCGATGAAAAGTAAACAGATGCTCCTTAATTTCTTCTGGGAAAAAAGAGCTATTGCCTTCCACTTTCCCACGAGTACGACACCAGATGATTCGAGGGATATTTTCTCTAACCCGACTGAGCATCTGACGGCATTGACTCGCTTCGAGGACACCGTTAAAGAAAGCATAAATCAGGTCAAACCAAGAAATATCAATGGACACTCCTGCCCCCATCGAGGAAGTGTAAATTAAGACATCTGGCTTAATTTCTGTCAGTTTTTCGTTGGGACGTTCGACAAAGCTCCTTCCTTCGTCGGTTTCTGTGGTGCTGCTGTCAATACGAACAACAATCAGGTGGGGGTAGCATTCTCGAATAAAACGCTCTAACGCTTCGGCTTGGTCTTGGGAATCCGTTGGGATGGCGATTCTTCGTTGTCTTTCGACTCCATTATCAATTACCGGTCTAGCTAAATCAGCAATTAATTGAGCGATCGCCATATCTTTCTTGCCGGTATGAAATTCTACCGACCATCGGGTTTCGTGACCGATATACTCGTTAGTGACAACGAAAACGGGAGCATCCGGCACAAGCGCCTTAAAATAGTTGATGGAGAGGTCAGTTAAGTCCGCATCGGCAATGAGAAGCATTCCGCCGTTAGCTAGACATTCTCGGATTTTATTCTCCAAAACTCGCAGGATGAGAGGTCGTTTGTCCTTACAAGTCGAACTCAGCAGCAAGTGTATTAATGCCAGTTCTGACTCGTCGATGATGACCAAGCTATTACTCCAATCCCTCTCCATGAGCTTCCAAAGGCTATCCCAACACATCCCAAGGGTTTCCATGTTCTCTAACAGAGTCAGGCGAGTCATGCCAGAAATTTGTGCATCTCCACCCCAAGTAATGCCCCATTTCAGACTCTGCTCCCGTCCTAATGCCCGTCGGGGAGTTAGAGAAATAGCCTTCATGCCCCGACTCTGGCAAGATTCGATAATTTTTTTAATCTGGACGCTTTTACCCGTGCCTTTGGGGGACTTCAGGGCTATAATGCCCTCTTTAGGAATTAAATCGGCTAAATCAGGTAAATAGCGACTGTTTAGGCGGATGTTTGGCTCGTAGGAGAGGCTTTGTAACTGGCTTTGAACGTCTTTGACTTTGAGATCGCGCTGAGTTTTTTTAACCAGGGAGAAGAATTCTTGCGTTGAGAGCAAGCGAATAGAAGCTAAAGCTGACTCGTCAATCTCATCAATATCGCCTTTATCTTTATCAGTCTGACCCCACCAAGCGATTTTTGCTTCAAAACTGAGAGTTTTAAGGTAATTGATGGTGTTGCTGTAAACTTGGATGATGTTCTCGTTGACCAAACAACCCCCATCGGCAAAAAGAATTGGTTGGAGGGTGATATTGTTGAGATTGCTGTTATTTTCTTCTCTTTGTGCTTCTATTTGCTCTTTTATGCTTTCCAGGTAGGTTTTAAAAGTTTCGGGACTCGAAGCAAAGTGACCCCCAGAAGCCCCAATGGTATGGATTCCAAGCCGATGGGCAGTAATGGCCGGTTTGAAAGCAACTCCTTCGGTTAGGGCTACTGGAATAATCTGAGTGTCTTCCGAAATATGCTTTTTAAACCATTTACTGATGACTGGATGGGGTTCGCTAGACGGAGCAAAGAAAGCTAAAGGTAATTCTCCGTTCTTCAAGTGGACAGACGGCCCCTCGTTTCGCCGTTTCTTTTCCGATGATGCCCAGAGGTATTTGGGAAATTGCTCGGTATCATCCAGACGAATTTGCCAACCCACTAACTCGCCTTGAGCATTGGCTATAGGGCAAAGAATACCAGGGACGGGAACATAAAGCTTTTTGCCTCCCCGTAGCACACCTGCTAAATTGTCATCAACTTCAGTTTCGAGTTGCTGCCATTGCTTGACGGTGCGGTAGAGTCCTGCCTCTATTTGTTCATCGCTCATGCCTCGCTGCTGTAGTTGGTGGCGATGTTGTTCACTTAGTTCTAACTGGCTCAGGATGGAACGAATGGCGATATCTCGTTCGGCATTGGTAAGAAGACGACTTAAGCGTAATTCTTTGCGTTCTTGTTCTCGTCTTCTTATTTCTTGCCATTCTCGGCGTTTTTCTTCTGTCCAAGCTTCGGCTGTAGCTTTGTTACTCCACATCCCGAAGCCTAGACTGTCATAGCCTCGAAAAATGTAGTCACCTGGAGTAGCATCGAGTTCTCGGCAGTGAACCAATTCGGTTACGGTATTTTGGCGACAGTCCTTACGAGTCCCACCGCAGATAGGGCAATCTCTTCTTAAAAATCGCTTCCAACTCATATCTGCTTCTCCTTACTTTTACAAGGAGTGGCGCAAACTTGTTCCAACAATTGGAGCAATTGAGCAGCACAGGCCGGTTTATGATTCTTGTCAACAGTCCAATCCCATTGCCGGGTAACTTGACAGATGAGTTGGGCTTCAGTTTGGGTAAAGTGCCCCGGAATTTGAAGTCCGCTTTCGTGATGGATGAGACGGTATTCCCATTGAGGGAGAACTCGCTCATTAAGAGGGATAAATTCAATAACCAGGGGATGGCTTGATTTTTCTACTGGGAAAATTTCGGTTTGAAGAAGGCTGATCATTTTGCTCCTCCTAATTTTTTGAGGGGAGGAACTCTCTTGAATGTGTTTTACGCCAAGGCCAAAAT belongs to Gloeothece citriformis PCC 7424 and includes:
- a CDS encoding Uma2 family endonuclease; protein product: MTANTAFFSTSKIPRLENGDRLTRAQFERRYHAMPDHIKAELIEGIVYIMASPLRITQHGEPHAHIMGWLSFYKAFTPNLQLGDNSTVRLDLDNEPQPDALLRIKVGGQSIIGEEGYVEGAPELIVEIAASSVSYDLHQKLKVYRRNGVQEYLVWRVEDAQLDWFRLRNEESRISHKKCNRTQLNTLSNLNLNEKILDQDLPAVC
- a CDS encoding plasmid replication protein, CyRepA1 family, whose amino-acid sequence is MSWKRFLRRDCPICGGTRKDCRQNTVTELVHCRELDATPGDYIFRGYDSLGFGMWSNKATAEAWTEEKRREWQEIRRREQERKELRLSRLLTNAERDIAIRSILSQLELSEQHRHQLQQRGMSDEQIEAGLYRTVKQWQQLETEVDDNLAGVLRGGKKLYVPVPGILCPIANAQGELVGWQIRLDDTEQFPKYLWASSEKKRRNEGPSVHLKNGELPLAFFAPSSEPHPVISKWFKKHISEDTQIIPVALTEGVAFKPAITAHRLGIHTIGASGGHFASSPETFKTYLESIKEQIEAQREENNSNLNNITLQPILFADGGCLVNENIIQVYSNTINYLKTLSFEAKIAWWGQTDKDKGDIDEIDESALASIRLLSTQEFFSLVKKTQRDLKVKDVQSQLQSLSYEPNIRLNSRYLPDLADLIPKEGIIALKSPKGTGKSVQIKKIIESCQSRGMKAISLTPRRALGREQSLKWGITWGGDAQISGMTRLTLLENMETLGMCWDSLWKLMERDWSNSLVIIDESELALIHLLLSSTCKDKRPLILRVLENKIRECLANGGMLLIADADLTDLSINYFKALVPDAPVFVVTNEYIGHETRWSVEFHTGKKDMAIAQLIADLARPVIDNGVERQRRIAIPTDSQDQAEALERFIRECYPHLIVVRIDSSTTETDEGRSFVERPNEKLTEIKPDVLIYTSSMGAGVSIDISWFDLIYAFFNGVLEASQCRQMLSRVRENIPRIIWCRTRGKVEGNSSFFPEEIKEHLFTFHRETSILIDVARAIAPDNPTDWQIRQAYDAIWNRETQTWDNPHVNLYCSLIARKNYGLAHLASELHRQLIEEGHIIINSKGNDKTDEGLRVAQIKKELPLEEAGAISEADDIPLDAALLLSQKNNPTQEQSRQIAKALLKAELPGIELTKEFIYKASTKDRRKWLNAQKLFWYSQNPDKTKILDLREWLDHLWQFVNGAVYLPDIRTYSFQIKVLQDIKLFKNIDLQNPDQEYSGDDEGIQEVLRLARKFSCSINTAFNLKVTSQSKPIQFINRLLNRVGLHLKFERQVKGKQRFYRLALDKFNDPDRIAVLDSLSRKWEQLGCESDSWASQHSSVEINNNAECCDPQPPSSHNNNDENVEATGEISAQKTPTSKPVQAGSGSNSWRSQHSPNNNNNNGKCCDAQPFSLDNNSSQTVEATGVITEEKTFSQKSVQISSEPESWGSQHSPINNNNNGKCCEPQPLSLDNNSGETKTPTSKPVQISSESESWGSQHSPINNNNDGECCDPQTLPFDEVQQNPIEINDNGQCPESQAQLATSTNDFPGKHIPEEYRPGVLEMEEWLTDAVGETPEFLQEILDIAVKYLKLVPEAKKWLWEQLKGEVRGTIWQLFPDYYQFLEST
- a CDS encoding T4 RnlA family RNA ligase, which encodes MKILHPARTLPIDTLIDSLNQEIANRNVIQTLKGNLAIYCYTQHCIYQGNWTEITRLARGLIIDIINRELIATPFPKFFNWGEKLATIPDEDFSIYEKLDGSLGIVYFYQGQWCVATKGSFNSPPAQLGQILLKSLKTEALVKGYTYLFEILWPANPIVIKYPHQELVLLSAYTPTGEELNYSQLEEIALKLGTRVVKSYPSHSLEALQEICSHLPREQEGFVVRFSDGTRVKLKGQEYLLLHRSISNLTPLNIWEMLKHELDINSFKENLPEEHWEQFDTIALKLQAQFNQILNQIQEAIILYEHLDNRSLAASELDPKMKGFIFNARKSPNWQQEPRIKDKIWRMIRPVANLDILV
- a CDS encoding IS1380-like element ISCysp9 family transposase, translating into MALIPSAKNDEKLNLGKIKGKEVLVNFDGGRITSNGGIVLIAELDKKLKITHRFANCFQDYRNLSYINYSVHQLLAQRIYGIILGYEDINDHDKLRYDPALAIALEKLHIFESNEERLAGKSTINRLEYCPAIILNQEESRYHRIEHQPRDIEKAFIDIFLESYKKPPRQIILDMDVTDDPVHGNQEKAFFNSYYKGVCYAPLYIFCGHHLLVAKLRPSNVDPADGALEELQRIIKMIREKWSNTHILVRGDSAYAREEIMKYCEEQDNIDYVLAMATNSQLQLRAGSEIEKAKNDYEKKLEPVIELIDSLFNKNFDLEEVKELVPDSVWYRSICYKTEKSWSRQRRVVTKVCYGSDGLKIRHIVTSLPACKIPPSKLYTKKYCPRGEMENRIKEQQLDLFADRTSTQTFESNQLRLWLSSIAYVLMQAFRKICLSKTSLSKATVGTIRLNLLKLGARITVTYRRIIIAIANSCPTQHLLAIANSRIQAMGDTG